A stretch of the Bos indicus isolate NIAB-ARS_2022 breed Sahiwal x Tharparkar chromosome 13, NIAB-ARS_B.indTharparkar_mat_pri_1.0, whole genome shotgun sequence genome encodes the following:
- the CEP250 gene encoding centrosome-associated protein CEP250 isoform X5: MWVTELSALLTQSQKQNEDYEKMVKALRATMEILEANHAELMEHEASLSRNAQEEKLSLQQVIQDITQAMVEEEDSMAQGSSHESSLQLDPGGFSSRFDSQQPDKAVSLVRSVLTQRRQAVQDLRQQLSGCQEAVSSWQQQHHQWEEEGEALRQRLQQLTGERDTLAGQTVDLQGEVDSLSRERELLQKTREELQQQLEVLEQEAWRLRRTNMELQLQGDSAQGEKEEQQEELHLAVRERERLQETLVVLEARQSESLSELICLREALESSRLEGELLRQEQTEVTAALARAEQSIVELSSAENSLKAEVADLRAAAVKLSALNEALALDKVGLNQQLLQLEQEKQSVCRRMEAAEQARSTLQVDLAEAERSREALWEKNSHLEAQLQKTEETRAELQADLRGIQEEKEEIQEKLSETYHQQEAASAQIEQLKQETTRQEEMLAREVQEKEALAREKAALEVRLQAVERDRQELAEQLLGLSSAKEVLESSLFEAQQQNSLTEVTKGQLEVQIQTVTQAKEVIQGEVKCLQLELDTERSRAEQARDTAARQLAQAEQEGQAALQQLKSAHEEEVNRLQEKWEEERSRHRQELEKVLESLEREKMELEARLREQQAEMEAMRAQREEERAEAESALCQMQLETEKERMSLLETLLQTQKELAEASQQLERLRQDMKVQQLKEQETTGMLQTQLQEAQQALEQAAQQHRDSLATLQQEGRVLLQDKTDLQKQVEDLKSQLLSKEASQRFVDQEVQEKLREAQECSRIQKELEREKASLTLSLVEKEQRLLVLQEADSVQQQELSSLRQDMQEAQAGQKELSTQVELLKQEVKEKEADFLAQETQLLEELEASRVTEQQLRASLWAQETKVAQLQLRLRSTESRLEALVAEQQPGHQAQVQLASLYSVLQQALGSACESRLELNGGGDSAPSLWGPEPDQNGARILFKRGPLLTALSVEAVAAALHKLHQDLWKTQQARDDLRDQAQKLEQRLSDMEAEKSQVHTELQALQRQLSQNEEEKSKWEGKQNSLESELMELRETVASLQSRLQQAELQGVEAQNERKLLQAAKESLTAQVEHLQASITEARAQASAAVALEEDLRMARSALKLKNEEVASERQRAQALQEQGELKVAQGKALQENLARLAQALSEREGEVETLQGKIEELEKQREMQKAVLEVLSLDLKKRNREVDLQQGQIQELEECRSVLEHLPVAVQEREQQLALQRERIRELEKDRETQTSILEHHLLELEKKVQVIESQKGQIQDLKKQLVTTECLALELEEKRHKTESQQKAIEELEGQREAQRVALTHLTLDLEERSQELLAQGNRIQELEGHSTLLASELQEKEQEAMAQQDQIRDLQRQKERLSQDLERREQELVLLKERTQSLEDQRSRQTKILEEDLEQIKLALRERGRELVSQRQLRQEWAEEGKGQSKAQRGSLEHMKLILRDKEKEVECQQEHIQELREHRDQLEQELQGLHRKVSETSLLLTQREQEIAVLQQHLQEAQDQGELKEQELQGQLEETQRVLVQRTQELQALQQQEAQDQEKNVKEQADSLQTALEQAHAALEERRAELEEHKEHARRLQEELAVEGRRSQALEEVLGDLRAEAREQEKVLRALQQQCADQAQEHEAEARGLRDSWLQAEALLDARDRELEALRAEGQASQRQEEAARGQAEALQKALGQAQAALREKEQHLHGQAELSRNLEASTATLQAALDSCQAQARQLEETLRKREGEIQDGDLRHQETVQQLQQALAQRDKELRELRRQGQLLEKSLAQEKQERRHEREGEEVRGLRESLRELQRTLAQKEDELLELREAQQRKDLEDAPHSHKTSPREEPSPPLDSSGPRLQRELERLQRALRQTEAREIEWREKAQHLALSLAQSKASVSSLQEAALLLQASVLERDSEQQRLQDELELTRQALEKERLHSLGLTSQAEQGPGGEPGIRLGEVSEVKMEPSPEAEEKQRWEQRLEHLQRAVAQLEVDRSRLQHHNTQLRTTLEQVERERRKLKRESMRASRAGVLESSGATTPSPTPQDGRGGQKVSSDATPMAELQKEVALLRAQLALERKQKQDYIARSVQTSRELAGLHHSLSHSLLAVAQAPEATVLEAETRKLDESLTQSLTSPGPILLCPSPSPAQGASR, from the exons GCCATGGTAGAAGAAGAGGACAGTATGGCCCAAGGTTCTAGTCACGAGAGCTCCTTGCAGTTGGAccctggtggcttctcttcccgGTTTGATTCCCAGCAGCCAGACAAGGCTGTCTCTCTGGTGCGTTCGGTACTGACTCAGAGACGCCAGGCTGTGCAG GACCTAAGGCAGCAGCTGTCAGGCTGCCAGGAAGCTGTGAGCTCCTGGCAACAGCAGCATCACCAGTGGGAGGAAGAGGGTGAAGCCCTGAGACAGCGGCTGCAGCAGCTCACAGGGGAGCGGGACACCCTGGCGGGGCAGACGGTGGACCTGCAGGGAGAGGTGGACTCTCTCAGCAG GGAGCGAGAGCTCCTGCAGAAGACCAGGGaggagctgcagcagcagctggaggtgCTGGAGCAGGAGGCGTGGCGACTGCGGAGGACCAACATGGAGCTCCAGCTGCAGGGCGACTCTGCTCAGGGCGAGAAGGAGGAACAGCAGGAGGAGCTGCACCTGGCCGTCCGAGAGAGGGAGCGTCT TCAGGAGACACTGGTGGTCCTGGAAGCCAGACAGTCCGAGTCCCTCAGTGAACTGATCTGCCTTCGGGAAGCCCTGGAGTCCAGTCGCCTGGAAGGGGAGCTGCTGAGGCAGGAGCAAACAGAAGTGACCGCCGCGCTGGCCAGA GCAGAACAGTCAATCGTGGAGCTGTCAAGTGCTGAGAACAGCTTGAAGGCTGAGGTCGCTGATCTTCGGGCTGCAGCTGTCAAACTGAGCGCCTTAAATGAGGCTTTGGCCTTAGATAAAGTTGGACTGAACCAGCAGCTTCTCCAG TTAGAACAGGAGAAGCAGTCTGTGTGCAGGAGGATGGAGGCAGCAGAGCAGGCGAGAAGCACTTTGCAGGTGGACCTGGCGGAGGCCGAGAggagcagggaagccctgtgggaaAAGAACAGCCACCTGGAGGCCCAGCTGCAGAAAACAGAGGAGACCAGGGCGGAGCTGCAAGCGGACCTCAGGGGCAtccaagaagagaaggaagaaattcaAGAGAAGCTAAGCGAG ACATATCACCAGCAGGAGGCAGCTTCAGCTCAGATAGAACAGCTAAAGCAAGAGACAACGCGCCAGGAAGAGATGCTCGCCCGAGAAGTCCAGGAGAAGGAGGCTCTGGCACGGGAGAAGGCAGCTCTCGAGGTGCGGCTACAGGCTGTGGAGCGAGACCGGCAGGAGCTCGCAGAACAACTTCTGGGGCTCAG CTCAGCCAAGGAGGTACTGGAGAGCAGTCTGTTTGAGGCCCAGCAACAAAATTCTCTGACAGAGGTCACCAAAGGGCAGCTGGAGGTCCAGATTCAAACTGTCACGCAAGCCAAGGAAGTAATCCAAG GGGAAGTGAAGTGCCTGCAGCTGGAACTGGACACTGAACGGAGCCGGGCAGAGCAGGCACGGGACACAGCAGCCAGGCAGCTGGCCCAGGCTGAGCAAGAAGGGCAGGCTGCCCTGCAGCAGCTGAAGTCGGCCCATGAGGAGGAGGTGAATCGGCTCCAGGAGAAGTGG GAAGAAGAGCGCTCCCGGCACCGGCAGGAACTGGAGAAGGTTCTGGAGAGCCTGGAGAGGGAGAAGATGGAGCTGGAAGCGAGGCTGAGGGAACAACAGGCAGAAATGGAGGCTATGCGGGCGCAGAGGGAGGAAGAGCGGGCCGAGGCCGAGAGCGCCCTGTGCCAG ATGCAGCtcgagacagagaaggagaggatGTCCCTCCTGGAGACACTGCTGCAGACCCAGAAGGAGCTGGCAGAGGCCAGCCAACAGCTGGAGCGGCTGAGGCAGGACATGAAGGTTCAGCAGTTAAAGGAGCAG GAGACCACCGGGATGCTGCAGACCCAGCTCCAGGAGGCTCAGCAGGCACTGGAGCAGGCAGCCCAGCAGCACAGAGACAGTCTGGCGACCCTCCAGCAGGAGGGCCGAGTCCTGCTGCAGGATAAGACAGACCTGCAGAAGCAG GTGGAAGACTTGAAGTCTCAGCTGCTTTCCAAAGAAGCCTCCCAGAGGTTCGTGGACCAGGAGGTTCAGGAAAAGCTGAGAGAGGCCCAGGAGTGTAGCCGAATTCAGAAGgagctggagagagaaaaagccag CCTGACTCTGTCGCTGGTGGAAAAGGAACAGAGACTCCTTGTTCTGCAAGAGGCTGACTCTGTTCAACAGcaagagctgagctccctgcgccAGGAtatgcaggaggcccaggccgGGCAGAAAGAGCTCAGCACCCAG GTGGAATTACTGAAGCAGGAGGTGAAGGAAAAGGAGGCTGACTTCCTGGCCCAGGAGACTCAGCTGCTGGAGGAGCTTGAGGCGTCTCGAGTCACCGAACAACAGCTCCGAGCTTCCTTGTGGGCCCAGGAGACCAAGGTGGCCCAACTACAGCTGCGCCTGCGCAGCACAGAGAGCCGGCTGGAGGCGCTGGTGGCGGAGCAGCAGCCTGGGCACCAGGCCCAGGTCCAGCTGGCCAGCCTCTATTCTGTCCTGCAGCAGGCCCTGGGGTCTGCCTGCGAGAGCAGGCTGGAGCTAAACGGCGGGGGAGACTCAGCACCCTCCCTCTGGGGCCCGGAGCCAG ACCAGAATGGCGCTAGGATCCTCTTTAAGAGAGGGCCCCTCCTGACGGCTCTCTCAGTTGAGGCAGTGGCGGCCGCCCTCCACAAGCTTCACCAAGACCTGTGGAAGACGCAGCAGGCCCGG GATGATCTGCGGGATCAAGCCCAGAAGCTGGAACAGCGTCTCAGTGATATGGAAGCCGAGAAGAGCCAGGTCCACACAGAGTTGCAGGCTCTGCAGAGACAGCTCTCCCAGAATGAGGAAG AGAAATCCAAGTGGGAAGGCAAACAGAACTCCCTAGAATCTGAGCTGATGGAACTGCGTGAAACTGTGGCATCCTTACAGAGTCGCCTCCAGCAAGCAGAGCTGCAAGGAGTGGAAGCCCAG AATGAGCGCAAGTTACTGCAGGCAGCCAAGGAGAGCCTGACTGCCCAGGTGGAACATCTCCAAGCCTCTATCACAGAAGCCAGGGCTCAGGCAAGTGCTGCTGTGGCCCTGGAGGAAGATCTGCGGATGGCGCGCTCAGCCCTGAAACTGAAAAATGAGGAGGTGGCGAGTGAGCGCCAGCGAGCCCAGGCCCTGCAGGAGCAGGGTGAGCTGAAAGTGGCCCAGGGGAAGGCTCTGCAGGAGAATCTGGCTCGCCTGGCCCAGGCCCTCTCGGAAAGAGAAGGGGAGGTGGAGACTCTGCAGGGGAAAATTGAGGAACTGGAGAAGCAACGGGAAATGCAGAAGGCTGTGTTGGAAGTGCTGTCTCTGGACCTGAAGAAGAGGAACCGAGAGGTGGATCTACAGCAGGGACAGATCCAGGAGCTGGAGGAGTGTAGGTCTGTGCTAGAGCATCTCCCCGTGGCTGTTCAGGAGCGAGAGCAGCAGCTGGCCCTGCAGAGAGAGCGGATCCGGGAACTTGAGAAGGACCGGGAGACGCAGACGAGCATCCTAGAGcatcatctcctggaacttgAGAAGAAAGTCCAAGTGATCGAGTCCCAGAAAGGCCAGATTCAGGACCTGAAGAAGCAGCTGGTTACGACGGAATGCCTGGCCCTGGAGCTCGAAGAGAAGCGTCACAAAACGGAGAGCCAGCAAAAGGCGATAGAGGAGCTGGAGGGCCAGAGGGAAGCACAGAGGGTGGCTCTGACCCACCTAACGCTGGACCTGGAGGAAAGGAGCCAGGAACTGCTGGCACAGGGCAACCGGATCCAGGAGCTGGAGGGCCACAGCACTCTCCTGGCTAGTGAGCttcaggagaaggagcaggaggccaTGGCCCAGCAAGACCAGATCCGGGATCTGCAGAGGCAGAAAGAGCGTCTAAGTCAAGACCTggagaggagggagcaggagCTAGTGCTGCTGAAGGAGAGGACGCAGTCCCTGGAAGATCAGAGGAGCCGGCAGACCAAGATCCTGGAGGAAGACCTGGAGCAGATCAAGCTGGCCCTGAGAGAGCGGGGCCGGGAGCTGGTCTCGCAGCGGCAGCTGAGGCAGGAGTgggcagaggaagggaagggCCAGAGCAAAGCTCAGCGTGGAAGCCTGGAGCACATGAAGCTGATCCTGCGAGataaggagaaggaggtggagtGCCAGCAGGAGCACATCCAGGAGCTTCGGGAACACAGGGACCAGCTGGAACAGGAGCTCCAGGGCCTTCACAGGAAGGTGAGTGAGACCAGCCTCCTTTTGACCCAGCGGGAGCAGGAGATTGCGGTCCTGCAGCAGCACCTGCAGGAAGCCCAGGACCAGGGGGAGCTGAAAGAGCAGGAGCTTCAGGGGCAGCTGGAAGAGACCCAGAGGGTCCTGGTGCAGAGGACCCAGGAGCTCCAGGCCCTGCAGCAGCAAGAGGCCCAGGACCAGGAGAAGAACGTGAAGGAGCAGGCAGACTCACTGCAGACCGCCCTGGAGCAGGCGCATGCTGCCCTGGAGGAGCGCCGGGCTGAGCTCGAGGAACACAAGGAACACGCGCGGAGGCTCCAGGAAGAGCTGGCAGTGGAGGGGCGGCGGAGCCAGGCCCTGGAAGAGGTGCTGGGTGACCTTCGGGCAGAGGCTCGGGAGCAGGAGAAGGTGCTGCGGGCCCTCCAGCAGCAGTGTGCCGATCAGGCCCAGGAGCATGAGGCGGAGGCCCGGGGCCTGCGGGACAGCTGGCTGCAGGCAGAGGCGCTGCTCGACGCCCGTGACAGGGAGCTGGAGGCCCTACGGGCAGAGGGCCAGGCCTCCCAACGGCAGGAGGAGGCTGCCCGGGGCCAGGCTGAAGCTCTGCAGAAGGCCCTTGGCCAGGCTCAGGCCGCCCTGCGGGAGAAAGAGCAGCATCTTCATGGGCAGGCCGAACTGAGCCGCAACCTGGAGGCCAGCACGGCCACCTTGCAGGCCGCCCTGGACTCCTGCCAGGCCCAAGCCCGGCAGCTCGAGGAGACCCTGAGGAAGCGGGAAGGTGAGATCCAAGACGGGGACCTCCGGCACCAGGAGACCGTGCAGCAGCTCCAGCAGGCGCTTGCCCAGAGGGACAAAGAGCTGAGAGAGCTGAGGAGGCAGGGGCAGCTGCTAGAGAAGTCTCTGGCCCAAGAGAAGCAGGAGCGCAGGCAcgagagagaaggggaagaggtGAGGGGCCTCCGGGAGAGCCTCAGGGAGCTACAGCGGACCCTGGCTCAAAAGGAAGACGAGCTCTTGGAGCTGCGGGAGGCCCAGCAAAGGAAGGATCTGGAGGACGCACCCCACAGCCACAAAACCTCGCCCAGGGAGGAGCCGTCTCCCCCACTCGACTCCTCAGGGCCCAGGCTGCAGCGGGAGCTGGAGCGACTGCAGAGGGCTCTGAGGCAGACGGAGGCCAGGGAGATTGAGTGGAGGGAGAAGGCCCAGCACCTGGCGCTGTCCCTGGCCCAGAGCAAGGCCAGCGTGAGCAGTCTGCAGGAGGCGGCCCTGCTCCTACAGGCCTCCGTGCTGGAGCGGGACTCGGAGCAGCAGAGGCTGCAG GACGAACTAGAGCTCACCAGACAAGCTCTGGAGAAGGAGCGACTCCACAGCCTGGGCCTGACCAGCCAAGCAGAACAGGGGCCTGGAGGAGAGCCCGGCATCCGGTTGGGAGAG GTCTCAGAGGTGAAGATGGAGCCGAGTCCTGAGGCAGAGGAGAAGCAGCGCTGGGAGCAGAGGCTTGAACACCTGCAGCGAGCGGTGGCGCAGCTGGAGGTTGACCGGAGCCGGCTGCAGCACCACAACACCCAGCTGCGGACCACCCTGGAGCAG GTGGAGCGAGAGCGGAGGAAACTGAAGAGGGAGTCCATGCGCGCGTCGAGGGCAGGGGTCCTAGAGAGCAGTGGAGCCACAACACCGTCCCCCACACCCCAG GATGGAAGAGGAGGACAGAAAGTCTCCTCGGATGCCACGCCCATGGCTGAGCTGCAGAAAGAG GTGGCCCTCCTGCGAGCCCAGCTGGCCTTGGAGCGGAAGCAGAAGCAGGACTACATCGCCCGCTCGGTGCAGACGAGCCGTGAGCTGGCGGGCCTGCATCACAGCCTCTCTCACTCCCTCCTGGCTGTGGCCCAGGCCCCCGAGGCCACCGTCCTGGAGGCCGAGACCCGCAAGCTGGATGAGTCCCTGACTCAAAGCCTGACATCGCCCGGGCCCATCCTGCtgtgccccagccccagccctgctcaAGGCGCCTCCAGGTAG